A single Diachasmimorpha longicaudata isolate KC_UGA_2023 chromosome 10, iyDiaLong2, whole genome shotgun sequence DNA region contains:
- the LOC135166773 gene encoding fibroin heavy chain-like → MFRQIAIVLMSVAVAIAAPSGLWGGVALGGPVLGPSGIAGPVIGPHALSGPAAGPARISGAVDGGAVVTGSVAGPSVVSGSVVGGTAVSEPGYGWGGLGAGWAGAAGWAGHGVALAGPYAGPAAIAGPAALPAVVRGPAGSIVAGGPAWGGHWSLNKQAVATDQKMKFLIVVAIVAGAGNAAPSGWLGHGWALGGPHAGPSSLAGPHAGPVALAGPASGPALISGAVAGPALITGAVAGPAAVIGSSAGPTHITGSAWDAGYGWGGHGAWAHDGWAHPSAHWAGPVVVAGPDGSSISAQGAGLGAVVAGPHAGHWGHSSHW, encoded by the exons ATGTTCCGACAAATTGCTATTGTTCTGATGAGTGTGGCTGTTGCTATTGCAGCACCATCCGGTCTTTGGGGAGGTGTGGCACTTGGTGGGCCTGTTTTGGGACCATCTGGTATTGCTGGACCTGTCATCGGACCTCATGCACTGTCTGGACCAGCTGCTGGACCCGCTAGAATCTCGGGGGCTGTTGATGGAGGGGCTGTTGTCACTGGATCTGTTGCTGGACCTTCTGTTGTTTCCGGAAGTGTTGTTGGTGGCACTGCTGTCTCTGAACCAGGATATGGATGGGGTGGTCTCGGTGCTGGATGGGCTGGAGCCGCTGGATGGG CTGGACATGGTGTCGCCCTCGCTGGACCCTACGCTGGCCCCGCTGCCATCGCTGGCCCCGCAGCTCTTCCGGCTGTCGTTCGTGGACCAGCAGGAAGCATTGTCGCTGGTGGCCCTGCCTGGGGAGGCCACTGG TCACTAAATAAACAAGCAGTCGCAACTGATCAGAAGATGAAATTCTTG ATTGTTGTCGCCATTGTTGCTGGGGCTGGTAATGCAGCGCCAAGTGGATGGTTGGGTCACGGATGGGCGTTAGGTGGGCCCCATGCAGGCCCATCATCGCTGGCCGGCCCCCACGCAGGTCCTGTTGCCCTTGCTGGGCCCGCATCGGGCCCTGCCCTTATTTCTGGCGCCGTTGCTGGACCCGCCCTTATTACTGGGGCCGTAGCTGGGCCTGCTGCTGTTATTGGTTCTTCCGCCGGACCCACCCATATCACCGGTT CCGCATGGGATGCTGGGTACGGATGGGGTGGTCACGGCGCATGGGCCCATGACGGTTGGGCTCACCCTTCAGCTCACTGGGCTGGCCCAGTAGTGGTGGCTGGTCCCGATGGTTCTTCAATCTCCGCTCAAGGTGCCGGACTCGGCGCCGTCGTCGCTGGGCCTCACGCCGGACATTGGGGTCATTCAAGCCATTGGTAA
- the LOC135166549 gene encoding RNA-binding protein 12-like, which yields MKFLVIVLAIWVAAASAAPERERRSLLGLPGTVVLGGLSPLGLANPALLGLGAPGVSVLGPAAGSVAVVGPSAPAAAVVGPVGPSAAVVGPVGPSAAIVGPSGPSAAVVGPVAGATVVAGPAGAIQTGHSGLLLPGLLHG from the exons ATGAAATTCTTG GTCATCGTCCTTGCCATCTGGGTAGCCGCTGCTTCAGCCGCACCAGAGAGAGAACGTCGTTCCCTATTGGGACTGCCTGGAACAGTTGTTCTGGGAGGACTTTCTCCTCTTGGTCTCGCTAATCCAGCACTTTTGGGACTCGGTGCTCCTGGAGTGTCGGTTCTGGGACCTGCAGCGGGATCAGTTGCTGTTGTGGGACCCTCTGCTCCTGCTGCTGCAGTCGTTGGACCCGTTGGACCTTCCGCTGCGGTTGTTGGACCGGTCGGACCTTCTGCTGCTATTGTTGGACCGTCTGGACCTTCTGCCGCTGTTGTTGGACCAGTTGCAG gAGCAACAGTCGTCGCTGGGCCCGCTGGTGCCATTCAAACTGGACACTCGGGTCTCCTCCTCCCCGGTCTTCTTCATGGTTAA